The following are encoded in a window of Corynebacterium marinum DSM 44953 genomic DNA:
- a CDS encoding IS1249 family transposase, which produces MNRTRPTCPVCTGPMRRNGRTSKSSPRWRCTTCGASITNTRPDDQHAHRFGLFITWILNSQSRTSLAHQLGISRRTLTNWFHDYWFIQVPRNTDTRRVHDQLFIDGTYFNTTCLLVVCTAEHVVAWHWCTREDSDSYTRLFDQIPAPLIVTTDGQQGALKAIRDTWPQATIQRCIVHVKRNIQTHVTLRPQLPAGKALRQLSLKLLRVTTPEQAATWLVLLQQFHGVYGPWLNEKTYKADVPADQVPAFARTNKAWWFTHHRHRRAYKLLEKLATSGHLFTFLTPPEGVTTPVKATTNCLEGGVNAQIKALARHHRGMFDEHQRIAVDWWLYTHTQLPDDPISIARQQQWGKVGLAKVTDLINQQQPDVGREDGRPATYDTGIDATPTNSMGIRRGWLGR; this is translated from the coding sequence GTGAACAGAACACGACCCACCTGCCCGGTCTGCACCGGGCCCATGAGAAGAAACGGCCGTACCTCAAAAAGCTCCCCACGCTGGCGGTGCACCACCTGCGGCGCCTCCATCACCAACACCCGCCCCGATGATCAGCACGCCCACCGCTTCGGCCTGTTCATCACCTGGATCCTGAACTCCCAGTCACGCACCAGCCTCGCCCACCAGCTTGGGATCAGCCGCCGGACACTGACCAACTGGTTTCACGACTACTGGTTCATCCAGGTCCCGCGTAACACCGATACCCGCCGCGTCCACGACCAGCTGTTCATCGACGGCACCTACTTCAACACCACGTGCCTGCTGGTGGTGTGCACCGCCGAACACGTCGTGGCCTGGCACTGGTGCACCCGGGAGGACTCCGACAGCTACACCCGCCTGTTCGACCAGATCCCAGCCCCGTTGATTGTGACCACCGACGGCCAACAAGGAGCGCTCAAAGCCATCAGGGACACCTGGCCACAGGCCACCATCCAGCGCTGCATCGTGCACGTCAAACGCAACATCCAGACCCACGTCACCCTCCGCCCCCAGCTACCGGCCGGCAAGGCACTACGACAGCTGTCGCTGAAACTTCTACGGGTGACCACGCCCGAACAGGCCGCCACCTGGCTGGTGCTGCTGCAGCAGTTCCACGGCGTCTACGGCCCCTGGTTGAACGAGAAGACCTACAAGGCAGATGTCCCTGCCGACCAGGTCCCGGCGTTCGCACGCACCAACAAGGCCTGGTGGTTCACCCACCACCGACACCGCCGCGCCTACAAACTGCTGGAGAAACTAGCCACCAGCGGTCACCTGTTCACCTTCCTCACCCCACCGGAAGGGGTCACCACCCCGGTCAAGGCGACGACCAACTGCCTGGAAGGCGGGGTCAACGCGCAGATCAAGGCGTTGGCGCGTCACCACCGCGGCATGTTCGATGAACATCAACGCATCGCGGTGGACTGGTGGCTGTACACCCATACGCAGCTGCCTGACGACCCGATCAGCATCGCCAGGCAGCAGCAGTGGGGCAAGGTCGGACTCGCCAAAGTCACCGACCTGATCAACCAGCAGCAGCCTGACGTCGGCCGTGAAGACGGTCGACCGGCTACCTATGACACCGGTATCGATGCCACACCGACGAACTCTATGGGCATCCGCCGCGGTTGGCTAGGTAGATAA
- a CDS encoding OsmC family protein, producing the protein MTAERTAPWTLTVDNGRGATLQIGLSGAPDSFSPVELLQAALAGCAALSGEAQLAHRLGEDFELSSTVEAVHNPETNLIEVLSNRIVADLSELDPEKREKLIASTQRSIGKLCTVKRSLAEGITTTTEVGQQEA; encoded by the coding sequence TTGACCGCCGAGCGCACCGCGCCCTGGACCCTCACCGTGGACAACGGCCGCGGCGCGACGCTGCAGATTGGACTCTCCGGAGCCCCCGATTCCTTCTCCCCTGTCGAGCTGCTCCAGGCCGCGCTGGCCGGGTGCGCGGCGTTGTCCGGCGAGGCCCAGCTGGCCCACCGGCTCGGGGAGGATTTCGAACTCAGTTCCACCGTGGAGGCAGTCCACAACCCGGAGACGAACCTCATCGAGGTGCTGAGCAACCGCATCGTCGCAGACCTCTCCGAGCTGGACCCCGAGAAGAGGGAGAAGCTGATCGCGAGCACGCAGCGTTCCATCGGCAAGCTGTGCACGGTGAAGCGCTCCCTCGCCGAGGGGATCACCACGACGACCGAAGTCGGCCAGCAGGAAGCCTAG
- a CDS encoding YwiC-like family protein, with protein sequence MTPITKQKAPAEKVRRRKGISPWVPNQHGAWAMLISPAALGLIAGLVAWVRADGSPLALPVFLAVLVAWFFGYFAFFAFGLAVKARNPRRRARYLRPVYVYGAVSLVGIAVALLLQPQLLWWALPFAPLVVIAVGETVAGRSRSTLSGVSTTVASALLYPALVGVGSGSVGAAAWAGMIFLAAYFSGTIPFVKSMIRERNNPRYLTGSICYHVLAVFAVLGLVLLAPVGWAAAVLMVTTALLALVRAVYVPVAAHEGADWNARRLGMAEVPVLLVACAGVLATLF encoded by the coding sequence ATGACGCCCATAACCAAACAGAAGGCCCCGGCGGAGAAGGTGCGGCGCAGGAAGGGCATCTCCCCGTGGGTGCCCAACCAGCACGGCGCCTGGGCCATGCTCATCAGCCCCGCCGCCCTCGGCCTGATCGCCGGCCTGGTCGCGTGGGTGCGTGCCGATGGTTCCCCGCTTGCCCTGCCGGTGTTTCTCGCGGTGCTGGTCGCGTGGTTCTTCGGCTACTTCGCCTTCTTCGCCTTCGGCCTGGCCGTCAAGGCCCGCAATCCGCGGCGGCGTGCCAGGTATCTTCGGCCGGTCTACGTGTACGGTGCGGTGTCCCTGGTGGGCATCGCGGTGGCGCTCCTGCTCCAGCCGCAGCTGCTGTGGTGGGCGCTGCCCTTTGCCCCGCTGGTGGTGATCGCCGTGGGGGAGACGGTTGCCGGGCGGTCTCGCTCGACGCTCTCGGGAGTCTCCACCACCGTCGCCTCCGCTCTGCTCTATCCCGCGCTGGTGGGCGTCGGTTCGGGTTCTGTGGGGGCTGCGGCCTGGGCCGGCATGATCTTCCTGGCGGCGTACTTCTCCGGGACGATCCCCTTCGTCAAATCCATGATCCGCGAGCGCAACAATCCCCGCTACCTCACCGGCTCCATCTGTTACCACGTCCTGGCCGTCTTCGCGGTGCTCGGACTGGTGTTGCTCGCGCCCGTCGGCTGGGCCGCTGCCGTGCTCATGGTGACCACGGCGCTGCTCGCACTGGTGCGCGCCGTCTACGTCCCGGTGGCCGCCCACGAGGGTGCCGACTGGAACGCCCGCCGGCTGGGCATGGCCGAGGTGCCGGTGCTGCTGGTCGCCTGCGCCGGTGTGCTGGCGACGTTGTTCTAG
- a CDS encoding phosphatase PAP2 family protein: MTTSRLGVPALLIALLVSAPTAAASPFGVPQVQVAGSSLGSAPVFHPGAPVPVPFTPDYLVGYVSDVSSHGLLTYHDVTAGFTALRANEELMARNLELTLAANNSATPELIARAQLDSAADSEGLLFALSDALGPELGAAMRDALAEKRLPKTEFLLGNGYSARAGGLASSLVFDKILHGYPRPFELAPETVVRHDLPGYQFYDSAGESRSFPSGHANQAVWVSTLLGLMLPELGPQILARGADSGYHRVVMGVHFPLDVVGGRMTGTAAAADRWNDPKMRDALQQAAAELRAELEWRTGRPLAPVPADAAVERYSGHLTFGLPPVGEVGAPMIVPPAAPDLLLAHHPELSYGQRAEVLRQTALPSGGPLDDPGPAGSWQRLNLAAAWTASVSVAPDGSVSVES, encoded by the coding sequence GTGACAACCTCCCGCCTCGGGGTGCCCGCCCTTCTCATCGCACTGCTTGTTTCCGCCCCCACCGCCGCCGCCTCGCCCTTCGGGGTGCCGCAGGTGCAGGTGGCCGGCTCCTCGCTTGGTAGTGCCCCCGTGTTCCATCCCGGCGCCCCCGTCCCCGTGCCCTTCACCCCCGACTATCTGGTCGGCTACGTCTCGGACGTCTCCTCCCACGGGTTGCTGACCTACCACGACGTCACCGCCGGGTTCACCGCGCTGCGCGCCAACGAGGAGCTGATGGCCCGCAACCTCGAGCTCACCCTCGCCGCCAACAATTCCGCCACCCCGGAGCTGATCGCCCGGGCGCAGCTGGACTCGGCGGCAGATTCCGAGGGCCTGCTCTTCGCGCTTTCCGATGCCCTCGGTCCCGAGCTCGGCGCCGCCATGCGCGACGCCCTCGCCGAAAAGCGCCTGCCCAAGACCGAGTTCCTCCTGGGCAACGGCTACTCCGCCCGCGCCGGGGGACTGGCCAGCTCCCTGGTCTTCGACAAGATCCTCCACGGCTACCCGCGCCCCTTCGAGCTCGCGCCGGAGACGGTGGTGCGTCATGACCTTCCGGGTTACCAGTTCTACGACTCAGCAGGGGAGAGCCGCTCCTTCCCCTCCGGGCACGCCAACCAGGCGGTGTGGGTGTCCACCCTGCTGGGCCTCATGCTTCCCGAGCTCGGCCCCCAGATCCTCGCCCGCGGCGCCGACTCCGGCTACCACCGCGTGGTCATGGGCGTGCATTTCCCGCTCGACGTCGTCGGCGGCCGCATGACCGGCACCGCCGCGGCCGCCGACCGCTGGAACGACCCCAAGATGCGCGACGCCCTGCAGCAGGCCGCCGCGGAACTGCGCGCCGAGCTGGAGTGGCGCACCGGCCGCCCCCTCGCCCCCGTGCCTGCCGACGCCGCCGTGGAGCGCTACTCCGGCCACCTCACCTTCGGGCTCCCTCCGGTAGGGGAGGTGGGTGCTCCGATGATCGTCCCGCCGGCCGCCCCCGACCTCCTGCTCGCGCACCACCCCGAGCTCTCCTACGGGCAGCGTGCCGAGGTCCTGCGCCAGACCGCTCTGCCCTCCGGCGGGCCGCTGGACGATCCCGGCCCCGCCGGTTCCTGGCAGCGCCTCAACCTGGCCGCGGCCTGGACGGCGTCGGTTTCGGTGGCGCCCGACGGGTCGGTGTCAGTGGAAAGTTGA
- a CDS encoding glycoside hydrolase family 15 protein has protein sequence MSKPTHTPLEKYALLSDMRTAALVSEEGSIDWLCMPRFDSQAVFTALLGNEEHGHWLIDAPGGHVSARRYVSDSFVLETTWTTPTGVATVTDFMPIDGELEGEEKRAFACTDLLRVVRCVEGEVDIRNILRLRFDYGRATPYYRYRVTAAEDNVGEILCVAGPNSVHVRGPYLTLNEDTNSHRGFFHMREGDQLEWVLTWFPSHRQIPAPPDYSKAKEITRRAWHDWAESCNYNGEYRQEVNRSLLVLRALTDAQTGGIVAAPTTSLPEEFGGQRNWDYRYVWLRDSAWTIEVLVESGYTERAHAWRNWLLRAIAGDSKQLRIMYGLSGERHLPEFELDHLPGYENARPVRIGNGAAEQYQADVVGEVMIALETLRIAGIDDDEFSWDLQKSILSFQEAVFDAKDHGIWEMRSAPAYFTHGRAMMWAAFDRGIKAVENHGLSGPVERWRELREALRDEILTHGWNDQLQSFTQTYGSTAVDASLLQLAQVGFLPYTDPRMLATVDRIEKELLDDHGFLHRYPTGTGVDGIAGEEYPFLLCSFWLIEQYAHSGRLHEACEMMERILAVSSDLGLLAEEYSPTHGRLAGNYPQAFSHLGLIRAAAAISHPETPVDPEASR, from the coding sequence ATGAGCAAGCCGACCCACACCCCGCTGGAGAAGTACGCCCTGCTGTCCGACATGCGCACCGCGGCGCTGGTCTCGGAGGAGGGCAGCATCGACTGGTTGTGCATGCCGCGCTTCGATTCCCAGGCGGTGTTCACCGCGCTGCTGGGAAATGAGGAACACGGGCACTGGCTCATCGACGCCCCCGGCGGCCACGTCTCCGCCCGCCGCTACGTCAGCGACTCCTTCGTCCTGGAGACCACGTGGACCACACCGACGGGGGTTGCCACCGTCACCGACTTCATGCCCATCGATGGCGAACTCGAGGGGGAGGAGAAGCGGGCTTTCGCCTGTACCGACCTTCTGCGCGTGGTCCGCTGCGTGGAGGGTGAGGTGGATATTCGCAATATCCTGCGGCTGCGTTTCGACTACGGCCGTGCCACCCCCTACTACCGTTACCGGGTGACGGCCGCAGAGGACAACGTCGGTGAAATTCTCTGCGTGGCCGGCCCCAACTCTGTCCATGTGCGTGGCCCCTACCTCACCCTGAATGAGGACACGAACTCCCACCGGGGCTTCTTCCACATGCGTGAAGGTGATCAGCTGGAGTGGGTGCTCACCTGGTTTCCCTCTCACCGGCAGATCCCGGCCCCGCCGGATTATTCGAAGGCCAAGGAGATCACGCGGCGCGCGTGGCACGACTGGGCGGAGTCCTGCAACTACAACGGTGAGTATCGCCAGGAGGTGAACCGTTCGCTCCTGGTCCTCAGGGCGCTTACCGACGCCCAGACAGGCGGCATCGTCGCCGCCCCCACCACTTCCCTACCGGAGGAGTTCGGTGGGCAACGCAACTGGGACTACCGCTACGTGTGGCTGCGCGACTCGGCCTGGACCATCGAGGTGCTCGTGGAGTCCGGATACACCGAACGGGCACACGCCTGGCGCAACTGGCTGCTACGCGCCATCGCCGGCGACTCCAAGCAGCTGCGCATCATGTACGGCCTGAGCGGTGAGCGGCATCTGCCCGAGTTCGAACTCGATCACCTGCCCGGCTATGAGAATGCTCGCCCGGTGCGCATCGGCAACGGCGCTGCCGAGCAGTATCAGGCGGATGTGGTCGGCGAGGTCATGATCGCCCTGGAGACCCTGCGTATCGCCGGCATCGACGATGACGAGTTCTCCTGGGACCTGCAGAAGTCCATCCTCTCCTTCCAGGAAGCAGTGTTCGACGCCAAGGACCACGGCATCTGGGAGATGCGCAGCGCACCCGCCTACTTCACCCATGGTCGGGCGATGATGTGGGCAGCCTTCGACCGCGGCATCAAGGCCGTGGAAAACCACGGCCTCAGCGGCCCCGTCGAGCGCTGGCGGGAGCTGCGCGAGGCGCTTCGCGACGAAATCCTCACCCACGGCTGGAACGACCAGCTCCAGTCCTTCACCCAGACCTACGGCAGCACCGCCGTCGATGCCTCCCTCCTCCAGCTCGCCCAGGTCGGTTTCCTCCCCTACACCGACCCCCGCATGCTCGCAACGGTGGACCGGATTGAAAAAGAGCTTCTCGACGATCACGGTTTCCTCCACCGTTATCCCACCGGCACCGGTGTCGACGGTATCGCCGGCGAGGAATATCCTTTCCTTCTGTGCTCCTTCTGGCTCATCGAGCAGTACGCCCACTCCGGGCGCCTCCACGAGGCCTGCGAAATGATGGAACGTATCCTCGCCGTCTCCTCCGATCTCGGCCTGCTCGCCGAGGAATACTCCCCCACCCACGGGCGTCTCGCCGGTAACTACCCCCAGGCCTTCTCCCACCTCGGGCTCATCCGCGCTGCCGCCGCCATCAGTCACCCGGAGACACCCGTCGACCCGGAAGCATCACGGTAG
- a CDS encoding IS256 family transposase: MAAGPHSIDPTTYLDDLLSQASPDLMRQMLQNFINQILSTQADQICGADYATTSESRTNVRNGYRHRDLDTRVGTIDVAVPKLRTGSFFPDWLLERRTRAERALTTVIATCYLKGVSTRRMNDLVASLGINNLSKSQVSEMAKDLDQMVEDFRTRPLDSGPYLYVSCDALTMKVREGGRVVKTSVLLATGVNAEGYRELLGMQVATSESVASWTGFFRDLKARGLDQVYLVTSDAHLGIQHAIGEVLPNASWQRCRTHFAKNLSGLVPKTQWPTLSAMFQTIFQQPDAQAVWDQAREVVGFCEQKFPHVADYLEESLDELLAFTHAPKAVWTKVWSNNPTERLNREIRRRTDVVGIFPNRDAVVRLVGAVLAEQHDDWIQQKRYMSLTSLEQTKAMMAAAVIDAGEATQEVA; encoded by the coding sequence ATGGCCGCTGGCCCCCATTCTATCGACCCCACCACCTACCTCGACGACCTGCTGTCTCAAGCCTCTCCGGACCTGATGAGACAGATGCTGCAGAATTTCATCAACCAGATCCTGTCCACCCAGGCCGACCAGATCTGCGGCGCCGATTACGCCACCACATCCGAGTCCCGCACCAACGTCCGCAACGGCTACCGCCACCGAGACCTCGACACCAGAGTCGGCACCATCGACGTCGCCGTGCCGAAACTACGCACCGGTTCCTTCTTCCCGGACTGGCTGCTGGAACGACGCACCCGGGCCGAACGGGCCCTGACCACCGTGATCGCCACCTGCTACCTCAAAGGCGTGTCGACCCGCAGGATGAACGACCTGGTCGCCAGCTTGGGGATCAACAACCTGTCGAAATCACAGGTCTCAGAGATGGCCAAAGATCTTGATCAGATGGTGGAGGATTTCCGGACCCGCCCGTTGGATTCTGGCCCGTATCTGTATGTTTCCTGCGACGCGTTGACCATGAAGGTCCGCGAAGGCGGGCGGGTGGTCAAGACCTCCGTCCTGCTGGCCACCGGCGTCAATGCCGAAGGCTATCGGGAACTACTCGGTATGCAGGTCGCCACCTCGGAGTCGGTGGCCTCCTGGACCGGTTTCTTCCGCGATCTCAAGGCCCGGGGCCTGGACCAGGTGTACCTGGTCACCAGCGACGCGCACCTGGGGATCCAGCACGCCATCGGCGAGGTGCTGCCCAACGCCTCCTGGCAGCGGTGCCGCACGCACTTCGCTAAGAACCTCTCCGGGCTGGTGCCCAAGACGCAGTGGCCGACGCTGTCGGCGATGTTTCAGACGATCTTCCAGCAACCCGATGCCCAGGCTGTGTGGGATCAGGCACGGGAGGTGGTGGGCTTCTGTGAGCAGAAGTTCCCGCATGTCGCGGACTACCTCGAGGAGTCCCTCGACGAGCTGCTGGCTTTCACCCACGCCCCGAAGGCGGTGTGGACGAAGGTGTGGTCGAACAACCCGACCGAAAGGCTCAACCGGGAGATCCGCCGGCGCACCGACGTCGTCGGGATCTTCCCCAACCGCGACGCCGTGGTCCGCCTCGTCGGTGCCGTGTTGGCGGAGCAGCACGATGATTGGATCCAGCAGAAGCGCTACATGTCGCTGACGAGCCTGGAGCAGACGAAGGCGATGATGGCTGCCGCCGTCATCGATGCCGGCGAAGCCACTCAGGAGGTCGCATGA
- a CDS encoding IS481 family transposase, with translation MSHANAALTPRHRLKVAKLVVDDGWPIAEVAARFQCSWPTVKRWVDRYRANESMQDRSSRPHTSPHKTPKKVVQRIVSLRLRKRLGPLQLGVLCGVAPSTAHQVLRRCRINRLSYTDRATGEVVRRYEHDGPGDLLHVDVTKFGQIPDGGGWRFVGRQQGDRHRAATAGKSKNPYRNPKMGHCFVHTVIDDHSRVAYAEIHDDEKAVTAAAVLRRATAWFAGRGITVERVISDNGSAYRSRLWAQTCGELGVTPKWTRPYRPQTNGKVERFHRTMADGWAYARHYLSESERREALGRWVHDYNHHRPHSACGGQPPVSRLTNLPGQYI, from the coding sequence ATGTCCCATGCTAACGCAGCCCTGACCCCACGTCACCGCCTCAAGGTCGCGAAACTCGTCGTCGACGACGGCTGGCCGATTGCGGAGGTCGCCGCCCGGTTCCAGTGCTCCTGGCCCACCGTCAAACGCTGGGTAGATCGCTACCGGGCGAACGAATCCATGCAGGACCGCTCCTCCCGACCGCACACCAGCCCTCACAAGACACCGAAGAAGGTCGTCCAACGGATTGTGTCCCTGCGCCTGCGCAAACGCCTCGGGCCACTCCAGTTGGGTGTGCTGTGCGGGGTCGCCCCGTCGACCGCGCACCAGGTGCTACGCCGGTGCCGGATCAACCGGTTGTCGTACACCGACCGGGCCACCGGTGAGGTCGTCCGCCGCTATGAGCACGACGGGCCCGGTGATCTCCTCCATGTCGATGTCACCAAATTCGGCCAGATCCCTGACGGTGGTGGGTGGCGCTTTGTCGGACGCCAACAGGGTGACCGCCACCGGGCCGCCACCGCCGGCAAATCGAAAAATCCTTATCGCAACCCGAAGATGGGGCACTGTTTCGTCCACACCGTCATCGATGACCATTCCAGGGTGGCCTACGCCGAGATCCACGACGACGAAAAAGCCGTCACCGCAGCAGCGGTGCTCCGTCGGGCTACGGCCTGGTTCGCCGGCCGGGGGATCACCGTCGAGCGGGTGATCAGTGACAACGGCTCCGCCTACCGGTCGCGGTTGTGGGCTCAGACCTGCGGGGAGTTGGGCGTCACGCCGAAGTGGACCAGGCCGTACCGGCCGCAGACCAACGGCAAGGTTGAGCGGTTCCACCGGACGATGGCTGATGGGTGGGCCTACGCCCGGCATTACCTGTCGGAGTCCGAGCGCAGGGAGGCGTTGGGCCGGTGGGTCCATGACTACAATCACCACCGGCCCCATTCCGCGTGCGGAGGTCAGCCACCGGTGAGCCGGTTAACCAACCTCCCCGGTCAGTACATCTAG
- a CDS encoding IS1380 family transposase — MQVSHTPKALPVSFDDPNLVSTAGLVPVMRLADAAGLSALAQQRMTVAGDKGAHAGAKITTLIAGMVAGADSIDDMDQLRHSGMNRLFDRIYAPSTLGSFLRAFTFGHVRQLDAVASRFLTNLATQSPNLVPADTGGYVFIDVDDTIIEVHGHTKQGAGFGYSGIRGLNALLATVTTKDSTPVIVAQRLRKGSCGSPRGAGRLIADAITTTRSLPSMTGKKMLMRADSAFYGRPSINAALTAGADVSVTMRMDPNVKRAIATIADNAWTAIRYTDALFDEDTQRWISSAEVAEVPFVAFASKKKADQVPGRLVVRRISELNNKDVDQPGLFDLHRFHAVFTTADPTLMDTVAADKTHRRHAIIEQVNADLKNSALAHMPSGKFTANAAWLVLAVMAFNLTRTAGVIAAGAMGRATTATIRRQVIAVPARIARRSRRVILHLPKGWKWETQWTRLFTHAHSPPVVVPA, encoded by the coding sequence GTGCAAGTATCTCACACTCCCAAAGCACTGCCCGTTTCATTTGATGACCCTAACCTCGTGTCGACCGCCGGCCTGGTCCCGGTCATGCGCCTGGCCGATGCCGCAGGGCTGTCGGCTCTGGCGCAGCAACGAATGACCGTCGCAGGCGACAAGGGTGCGCATGCCGGGGCGAAGATCACCACACTGATCGCCGGCATGGTCGCCGGCGCCGACTCCATCGACGACATGGACCAGCTGCGCCACAGCGGCATGAACCGGCTCTTCGATCGGATCTACGCCCCCTCGACGCTGGGTTCCTTTCTCCGGGCCTTCACCTTCGGCCATGTCCGCCAACTCGATGCCGTTGCCTCCCGCTTCCTGACCAACCTGGCGACGCAGTCACCGAACCTGGTGCCCGCTGACACCGGCGGATATGTCTTCATTGACGTCGACGACACCATCATCGAAGTCCACGGACACACCAAACAAGGCGCCGGCTTCGGTTACTCCGGTATCCGCGGACTCAACGCTCTGCTGGCGACGGTCACCACGAAGGATTCCACCCCGGTGATCGTGGCGCAGCGTCTGCGCAAAGGCTCGTGCGGCTCCCCGCGTGGGGCAGGCCGGTTGATCGCCGATGCCATCACCACCACCAGGAGCCTTCCCTCCATGACAGGGAAGAAAATGCTGATGCGGGCAGATTCTGCCTTCTACGGCCGCCCCAGCATCAATGCTGCACTCACCGCCGGGGCAGATGTGTCGGTCACCATGCGGATGGACCCCAACGTGAAACGAGCCATCGCCACCATCGCTGATAATGCGTGGACAGCAATCCGGTACACCGACGCACTCTTTGACGAGGACACCCAGCGCTGGATCTCCTCGGCGGAGGTCGCGGAAGTACCGTTCGTTGCTTTTGCCTCGAAGAAGAAGGCCGACCAGGTGCCCGGCCGTTTGGTGGTGCGCCGGATTTCGGAGTTGAACAACAAGGACGTGGATCAACCTGGCCTGTTTGATCTTCATCGTTTCCACGCGGTGTTCACCACCGCCGACCCCACACTGATGGATACCGTGGCTGCGGATAAGACCCACCGCCGGCACGCGATCATTGAGCAGGTCAACGCGGATCTGAAGAACAGCGCCCTGGCACATATGCCGTCAGGGAAGTTCACCGCGAACGCCGCGTGGCTGGTATTGGCGGTCATGGCGTTCAACCTCACCCGCACAGCCGGGGTCATTGCTGCGGGGGCGATGGGCAGGGCCACCACTGCGACGATCCGCCGTCAGGTCATCGCCGTTCCCGCCCGGATTGCGCGTCGGTCCCGGAGAGTGATCCTGCACCTGCCGAAGGGCTGGAAATGGGAAACCCAGTGGACCCGACTGTTCACCCACGCCCATTCCCCGCCGGTGGTTGTCCCTGCCTGA